A genomic stretch from Dyella sp. M7H15-1 includes:
- a CDS encoding antitermination protein NusB: MLAQARAPWFVGWGTLALINAGLAQGKNRSGLWWFLLSLLFGPLATLVLVLLPKVRGRIF, translated from the coding sequence ATGCTGGCCCAAGCGCGCGCGCCGTGGTTCGTCGGGTGGGGCACGTTGGCCTTGATCAATGCCGGTCTGGCACAGGGCAAGAACCGCAGTGGGTTGTGGTGGTTCTTGCTGTCGCTATTGTTTGGTCCGCTTGCAACGCTGGTGCTGGTGCTGCTCCCGAAGGTGCGGGGCAGGATTTTTTGA
- a CDS encoding histidine phosphatase family protein, with protein sequence MHELILLRHAEAQPAKPGVEDSVRRLSRRGEQEARAAGDWLKKHGKKPDRVLCSPSERTCATGTLALAALERAPAMQTAKEIYNATPGELLVLLDKHLDASTVLLIGHNPGIERLVALLVEGRSNEFRGMPPAGLAVLHLDGPLEPGNARLDAFWSP encoded by the coding sequence ATGCACGAATTGATTTTGCTGCGACATGCTGAAGCCCAACCCGCCAAGCCCGGCGTGGAAGACTCCGTGCGTCGCCTGAGCAGGCGCGGCGAACAGGAAGCACGCGCTGCCGGCGACTGGCTCAAGAAGCATGGCAAGAAGCCTGACCGTGTGCTGTGCTCGCCGTCAGAGCGCACTTGCGCCACCGGCACACTGGCGCTGGCTGCGCTTGAACGCGCTCCTGCCATGCAAACCGCCAAAGAAATCTACAACGCCACGCCTGGCGAACTGCTGGTCTTGCTCGATAAGCATCTCGATGCCAGTACTGTCTTGCTGATCGGTCACAATCCTGGCATTGAACGGTTGGTCGCCTTGCTGGTGGAAGGTCGCTCGAATGAATTTCGTGGCATGCCACCCGCCGGCCTGGCCGTGCTTCACCTAGATGGCCCATTGGAACCGGGCAATGCACGACTGGATGCGTTCTGGTCGCCGTGA
- the speE gene encoding polyamine aminopropyltransferase, protein MSQPSWFTEAHQASGSSIGYRLEKPLHAEKTPFQTIEIYQTTDWGNLMVIDGCVMLTNRDNFLYHEMMTHPALFTHARAKRVVIIGGGDCGTLREVLKHEEVEHAVQVEIDERVTRLAEQYFPELCDANHDPRAELLFIDGIKYMADAEPESLDLIIVDSTDPVGPAEGLFNAAFYASCYKALRHGGILVQQSESPLAHLELIKSMRAAMRTSGFSAVKTLPFPQPCYPTGWWSCTMARKGGDLAGFRERGALSKNFTTRYYNADVHKGALALPEFMRGALGE, encoded by the coding sequence ATGTCGCAGCCAAGCTGGTTCACCGAAGCACATCAGGCTTCCGGTTCCTCCATCGGTTATCGCTTGGAGAAGCCGCTTCATGCGGAGAAAACCCCGTTCCAGACCATCGAGATCTACCAGACCACTGACTGGGGCAACCTGATGGTAATCGATGGCTGCGTGATGCTCACCAACCGCGACAACTTCCTCTACCACGAGATGATGACCCACCCAGCGCTATTCACCCATGCGCGCGCCAAGCGCGTGGTGATCATCGGCGGCGGTGACTGCGGCACGCTGCGCGAAGTGCTCAAGCATGAAGAAGTCGAGCACGCCGTACAGGTGGAAATTGACGAGCGCGTGACGCGTCTGGCCGAACAGTATTTCCCAGAACTGTGCGACGCCAACCACGACCCGCGCGCCGAGCTGCTGTTTATCGACGGCATCAAGTACATGGCCGATGCCGAACCGGAATCGCTGGACCTGATCATCGTCGACTCCACCGATCCGGTGGGTCCAGCCGAAGGCTTGTTCAACGCAGCCTTCTACGCCAGTTGCTACAAGGCACTGCGCCACGGCGGCATCTTGGTGCAGCAGAGCGAATCGCCGCTGGCGCATCTGGAACTGATCAAGTCGATGCGTGCCGCCATGCGCACTTCCGGTTTCAGTGCCGTGAAGACGTTGCCTTTCCCGCAACCGTGCTATCCCACCGGCTGGTGGAGCTGCACCATGGCCCGCAAAGGCGGCGACTTGGCTGGCTTCCGCGAACGCGGCGCGCTGAGCAAAAATTTCACCACGCGCTACTACAACGCCGATGTGCACAAGGGTGCGCTGGCGCTGCCTGAGTTCATGCGCGGAGCGTTGGGGGAATAA
- a CDS encoding AAA family ATPase, producing the protein MLTVLVASSKGGCGKSTLVTQLASHWAQDNKRTAIVDSDPQGSSYRWATLRPDNVPGVLATEGGRKALDKLPEDTERALIDTPAGAHEKELEPYLEKADALLVPVLPSSFDLHATLNFLQHLRGISRIKRGKLPVALIGNRLKPWTHASQEAVAQLAEQAPFPVVAQLRDTQAYVLLTSLGKGIFDYGSEQVRGHQQDWTPLLRWIKRQH; encoded by the coding sequence ATGCTTACGGTGTTGGTAGCAAGCAGTAAAGGCGGTTGCGGCAAAAGTACGCTGGTCACCCAGCTCGCTTCGCATTGGGCACAAGACAACAAACGCACGGCCATCGTCGACAGCGATCCACAAGGCTCCAGTTATCGCTGGGCCACCTTACGTCCGGACAACGTCCCCGGCGTGCTGGCCACGGAAGGCGGCCGCAAGGCACTGGACAAGCTGCCCGAGGACACTGAACGCGCGCTGATCGATACCCCGGCCGGCGCCCACGAAAAAGAGTTGGAGCCCTATCTGGAAAAGGCCGACGCCTTGCTGGTCCCGGTGTTGCCCTCTTCGTTCGACCTGCACGCCACCCTGAATTTCCTGCAACATTTGCGCGGTATCAGCCGGATCAAGCGCGGCAAGCTGCCGGTGGCGCTGATCGGCAATCGACTGAAACCGTGGACCCATGCCAGTCAGGAGGCCGTTGCGCAACTGGCTGAACAGGCACCCTTCCCGGTAGTAGCCCAGTTGCGCGACACCCAAGCCTATGTCTTGCTCACTTCGTTGGGTAAGGGCATTTTCGATTACGGATCCGAGCAGGTGCGCGGGCATCAGCAGGACTGGACGCCACTGCTGCGCTGGATCAAGCGCCAGCACTAA